Genomic window (Megamonas funiformis):
CATTAGCATCAAATGTTCATGTAGGTATATTTACATTAGTTGGTATGAGAATGCGTAGAGTTCCGCCACAAAAAATTGTATTGCCACTAATCAAGGCAAATAAAGCAGGATTAAATGTCAATGTAAATCAACTTGAAGCACATTATTTAGCTGGTGGTAATGTGGATAAAGTAGTCGATGCACTTATTGCTGCTCATAGAGCGCAAATACCACTTCCGTTTGAACGCAGTGCAGCTATTGACCTTGCAGGTCGTGATGTATTAGAAGCTGTACAAATGAGCGTAAATCCAAAAGTCATTGAAACACCTGTTGTATCTGCTGTGGCTAGAAATGGTATTGAATTAAAAATTAAAGCAAGGGTTACAGTTCGAGCTAATATTGATAGATTAGTCGGTGGTGCTGGTGAGCCTACAATTATTGCTCGTGTTGGTGAAGGGATAGTAACATCAGTTGGTTCTTCAGAAGCTCATACAGATGTACTTGCTAATCCAGATGATATATCTAAAACTGTACTTGGCAAAGGCTTGGACGCAGGAACTGCTTTTGAAATTTTATCCATTGATATAGCCGATGTTGATGTAGGCAGAAATATCGGTGCAGAACTTCAGACAGACCAAGCAGAAGCTGATAAACGTATAGCTCAAGCAAAAGCTGAAGAAAGACGTGCTATGGCTGTGGCTAAAGAACAGGAAATGAAAGCATATACGCAAGAAATGGAAGCTCGTGTAGTTGAAGCTCAATCAGAAGTTCCACATGCATTAGCAAAAGCTCTTCGTGAAGGTAAACTCGGTGTAATGGATTATTATAATTTAAATAATATCAATGCTGATACGCAAATGCGAGAAGCAATAAGTAAAACAGGAGATAGTACAGTCCCACAAGGACAAGTACCAATAAAATAATTTATCATGGAAGGATTAGCACCTTTTCTGCTCTTTTTGTTTTTTATGATAATAAATATCTATACTGGTCAAAAACGTAGAGAGCAAAAAAAGAAACAAAAACAAGAATTTCCTGATATATATGATAATCCACCACCAAGACAAAATAGAAAAAGAAATCTTGATTATATGATGGCAAAGCCAAAGGTGAATAATGATAATATTGAAATTGTGGCAAATGATTTACAACAAGAAAAAATAAATGATTTAGCACAATATATCGATAAATATGAACAGGATTTGCAAAATAGATATCAAGAAAAATTAAAGCAAAATAGAACTAATCTACAGGCAAAAGATTTTATTCAACAAACAGAGATAAAAGCTGTAGATAAGGATAAAAAAATACAAATAGATATTGAAAAAGAGCATATAATAAAAGCAATAACGTATGCTCAAGTTTTAGAACAACCAAAATCACTGCAATATTTAAAGCGATTTGGTATAAAACGCGTAATTCATAAAGATTAAAATAAAGCTATAATCATTAGTAATTTTAAGAAAAATAAAATTTTATAATGGTTATAGCTTTTTTTATTTATATAATTTATAATAGAAAAGGATTGATTTTCATAAAAGTTGAATAAAGAGTCTTTAAGTAATTTTTTGGTAAAAAGATTTAGCACTATAGAATGAATATGTTATAATGAGAATATGACTATTACTTTAAAAATAATGGAGGGCGAATGCTTTTGCCAAATTTTGCAGAAATAAAAATACCTTTTCAAGACAGAGCAGAAACAATTGGTATTCTTGGTGAAAATGATGAATTTTTGCGAGTTTTAAATGATAGTTTTGCCTGTCGTATTATTGGTAGAGGTACAGATTTATCAATCAATGGTGAAGAAGGAGAAGTAAATGCTGCCAGTCAAGTTATTGAAGCTTTGCTTTTATTGTATAGACAAGGTACAAAGCTTACAATGCATGAGGTTAGATATAGTATAAAACTGGTTAAAGCAGGTCAATCTAATGAATTAAAATCTTTATTCACAGATGTATTGACTGTTACTTCAAGAGGAAAATGCGTTCGACCAAAGACTATTGGACAGAAAATTTATATTGATGCTATTCGTCGTCATAGCATAACTTTTGGTTTAGGTCCAGCTGGTACAGGGAAAACTTATTTAGCTGTAGTCATGGCTGTTATGGCACTTCGCAATAATGAAGTAGATAAACTTATTTTGACTCGTCCAGCAGTTGAAGCAGGAGAACGTTTGGGCTTTTTACCTGGTGATTTACAAGAAAAAATCGATCCATATTTAAGACCGCTATATGATGCATTACAAGATATTTTAGGTTTAGAAGCTTATCAAAAATTATTAGCTAGAAATATCATTGAAATAGCACCGCTTGCATATATGCGTGGTCGCACATTAGAAAGAGCTTTTGTCATCTTAGATGAAGCTCAAAATACTACACCTAGACAGATGAAAATGTTTTTAACTCGTTTAGGTTTTGGCTCAAAAATGGTAGTAAATGGCGATTTGAGTCAGATTGATTTGCCAAGAGGTAGTGGCTCAGGTTTGACACAGGCGACAAAAATATTAGATGGATTAGAAGGTATTTCTGTGATACATTTTGATGATAGAGATGTTATTCGTCATGATGTAGTTGCACGAATTATTAGAGCTTATGATGCTTATGAAGCTGCTAATCCGCCTAGTGAGAATAAAGATAAGAATTTCTATAAACATAGTTGATAAAGTAATAAATAGCAAAATTAATTTACTAAATGGGAGATTTTATTATGGAAATAATTTTAAGCAATTTACCTGAAAATCTTGAAATAGATGAAAAATTAAGTGATACAGTGAAAGAAGCTGTAGAAAAAGTTGGTCAATTATATGCTTTAGATAATGCAGAAGTGAGCATTACGCTTACAGATAATGAACATATTCATGAAATAAATCGTGAATATAGAAAAGTGGATAGACCAACAGATGTAATATCTTTTGCTTTGAATGAAGGTGATGAGCCTAATATTGAAGGAGAAATTCCTGTAAATATGTTAGGTGATATTATTATTTCTGTAGAAAAAGCGATAGAACAAGCTGGCGATTATGGTCATAGTGTTCGTCGTGAAATAGCATTTTTGACAGTTCATGGTATGCTTCATTTATTGGGATATGACCATATAGAAGAAGCTGACCGTGTAGAAATGCGAAAAGAAGAAGATTTTGTTATGGAACAATTAGGAATAAGTAGAGATTAAAAAGGAGTTAATTTTTTGGAGAATAAACATTTTAAATCAGGTTTTGTAGCAGTTATTGGTAGACCAAATGTAGGAAAATCTACATTGATAAACAGTCTTATTGGACAGAAAATAGCGATAATGTCTGATAAACCACAGACTACACGCAATAAAATTATGTGTGTATTGACTACAGATAATGAACAAGTAATTTTCTTAGATACGCCAGGTATTCATAAACCTTTGCATAAATTAGGTGAATATATGGTAAAAGCAGCAGAAGGCACATTAAAAGAAGTTGACGCTATTTTATTTGTGGTTGATGCTACTGAAGATTTAGGTGGTGGTGAACGTTACATTATGGAACGTTTGCAAGCTACAAAAAAACCAGTTATTTTGATTGTAAATAAATTAGATTTAATTGATAGACAATCCGTATTGCCGATAATTGAAAAATATACAAAAGCATACGATTTTGCAGGTGTAGTGCCAATTTCTGCTAAAGAAAAAATGAATTTGGATAGTTTACTTGCAGAATTAAATAAATATTTACCAGAAGGGCCACAGTATTATCCAGCGGATACAGTAACTGACCAACCAGAACGTTTGATAGCTGCGGAAATGATACGTGAAAAGGTACTTCATTTGACTCGTGATGAAATACCCCATGCTATAGCTGTAGATATTGAGGAAATGAAATCCCGTGCTAATGATAAAGTTTATATTCGTGCAACTATCTATGTTGAACGTGAATCACAAAAGGGAATTGTCATTGGTAAACGTGGTGCATTATTA
Coding sequences:
- a CDS encoding PhoH family protein — protein: MLLPNFAEIKIPFQDRAETIGILGENDEFLRVLNDSFACRIIGRGTDLSINGEEGEVNAASQVIEALLLLYRQGTKLTMHEVRYSIKLVKAGQSNELKSLFTDVLTVTSRGKCVRPKTIGQKIYIDAIRRHSITFGLGPAGTGKTYLAVVMAVMALRNNEVDKLILTRPAVEAGERLGFLPGDLQEKIDPYLRPLYDALQDILGLEAYQKLLARNIIEIAPLAYMRGRTLERAFVILDEAQNTTPRQMKMFLTRLGFGSKMVVNGDLSQIDLPRGSGSGLTQATKILDGLEGISVIHFDDRDVIRHDVVARIIRAYDAYEAANPPSENKDKNFYKHS
- the ybeY gene encoding rRNA maturation RNase YbeY; the protein is MEIILSNLPENLEIDEKLSDTVKEAVEKVGQLYALDNAEVSITLTDNEHIHEINREYRKVDRPTDVISFALNEGDEPNIEGEIPVNMLGDIIISVEKAIEQAGDYGHSVRREIAFLTVHGMLHLLGYDHIEEADRVEMRKEEDFVMEQLGISRD
- the floA gene encoding flotillin-like protein FloA (flotillin-like protein involved in membrane lipid rafts), encoding MEAIIGSGFIVVIVIVAIMLFLHFVPIGLWISALASNVHVGIFTLVGMRMRRVPPQKIVLPLIKANKAGLNVNVNQLEAHYLAGGNVDKVVDALIAAHRAQIPLPFERSAAIDLAGRDVLEAVQMSVNPKVIETPVVSAVARNGIELKIKARVTVRANIDRLVGGAGEPTIIARVGEGIVTSVGSSEAHTDVLANPDDISKTVLGKGLDAGTAFEILSIDIADVDVGRNIGAELQTDQAEADKRIAQAKAEERRAMAVAKEQEMKAYTQEMEARVVEAQSEVPHALAKALREGKLGVMDYYNLNNINADTQMREAISKTGDSTVPQGQVPIK
- the era gene encoding GTPase Era, coding for MENKHFKSGFVAVIGRPNVGKSTLINSLIGQKIAIMSDKPQTTRNKIMCVLTTDNEQVIFLDTPGIHKPLHKLGEYMVKAAEGTLKEVDAILFVVDATEDLGGGERYIMERLQATKKPVILIVNKLDLIDRQSVLPIIEKYTKAYDFAGVVPISAKEKMNLDSLLAELNKYLPEGPQYYPADTVTDQPERLIAAEMIREKVLHLTRDEIPHAIAVDIEEMKSRANDKVYIRATIYVERESQKGIVIGKRGALLKEIGALARKDIETMLGSKTYLDLWVKVKKDWRDRSNVLRELGFRD